A part of Haloarchaeobius sp. HME9146 genomic DNA contains:
- a CDS encoding flippase activity-associated protein Agl23, protein MDADSVRGDDQPGAIAESGPALVEKPEQVRPTDRRVLAGVLGMTMLALVARVLWLGERSAHWSEARLGYAVMTTVETGVWTYRPVMHGPLLAHANELLFSTFGPSDAMARLTVAVVGGLLPLATWLFRERLRNVEVLALAGFLAMNPVLLYYSRFARSDLLVAALALVTLGFLVRLADTGSPRYLYATALSGALAVAAKENALLYFAMWIGAGALVLDHRVLVRPLDYDPVDDGIELVPEWLLGRIDGAVVLVALLNPVVVTLFVESRFVTIVSVLVALRATRWVLPEGGDGHRLSTLTGALAVVWLLTGIGPVALVYTVAWAVFGSFVLGEVLRGSSAGQTLTLWRAPLLLAGTMVAVVTIGFYAPRGEAGLGAALTNPVLLPGVVEAALFESWDDMTALYFGNVQTLSFLDSFAFFATALWGGAFVLLLFAVVGFLADRYGAGEQRELVAFASYWGFASVLAYPVLVAVQGQWALVHMVVPLAIPAAVGLGLVGRWGWAAVGDRRTVSASLAVAVLLFATGLTGATAVSTVYGSPAGEENPLVQAGQPGTDLGPVATAIETAASQNTDGPDVVYYGAFFAMDNESAADRLPVTDGEGWRNGTWTVYAENENWYHRLPLAWYVAQADAEAASARTISGLQVHLGSQPPVVITRATHADHVGELLGDGYQRHAVNLTVTGTETVVFVNNSAR, encoded by the coding sequence ATGGATGCGGATTCGGTCCGGGGGGACGACCAGCCGGGAGCAATCGCCGAGTCAGGGCCGGCACTGGTCGAGAAGCCCGAGCAGGTGAGACCCACGGACCGGCGAGTGCTCGCTGGCGTGCTGGGCATGACGATGCTCGCCCTGGTCGCCAGGGTGCTCTGGCTCGGCGAGCGGTCGGCGCACTGGAGCGAGGCCCGGCTCGGGTATGCGGTGATGACCACCGTCGAGACGGGTGTCTGGACGTATCGGCCGGTGATGCACGGGCCGCTCCTCGCGCACGCGAACGAACTACTATTCTCGACCTTCGGGCCCTCGGACGCGATGGCCCGACTCACGGTCGCCGTGGTCGGCGGCCTCCTGCCCCTCGCGACGTGGCTGTTCCGCGAGCGCCTCCGCAACGTCGAGGTACTCGCGCTTGCGGGCTTCCTCGCGATGAATCCCGTGTTGCTGTACTACTCCCGGTTCGCCCGGAGCGACCTGCTCGTCGCCGCCCTCGCCCTGGTCACGCTGGGCTTCCTCGTGCGACTCGCCGACACAGGCTCCCCTCGGTACCTCTACGCCACGGCCCTTTCGGGCGCGCTCGCGGTCGCGGCGAAGGAGAACGCACTGCTATACTTCGCGATGTGGATCGGGGCCGGCGCACTCGTCCTGGACCATCGGGTCCTCGTGCGCCCGCTCGACTACGACCCGGTCGACGACGGCATCGAACTCGTCCCCGAGTGGCTGCTCGGCCGCATCGATGGGGCGGTCGTGCTGGTCGCACTCCTGAACCCGGTCGTGGTCACGCTCTTCGTGGAGTCCCGGTTCGTGACCATCGTGTCGGTGCTCGTCGCGCTCCGGGCGACCCGCTGGGTACTCCCCGAGGGCGGTGACGGGCATCGGCTCTCCACGCTCACCGGTGCGCTGGCGGTGGTCTGGCTGCTCACGGGTATCGGCCCGGTCGCACTGGTCTACACCGTGGCCTGGGCCGTGTTCGGAAGCTTCGTCCTCGGTGAGGTACTCCGTGGCTCGTCGGCAGGGCAGACGCTCACCCTGTGGCGTGCACCGCTGCTGCTCGCGGGGACGATGGTCGCGGTCGTGACTATCGGGTTCTACGCGCCCCGCGGGGAGGCTGGCCTGGGGGCCGCCCTGACGAACCCGGTGCTCCTGCCCGGTGTCGTCGAGGCTGCCCTCTTCGAGAGCTGGGACGACATGACGGCCCTCTACTTCGGGAACGTCCAGACCCTGAGCTTCCTCGACTCGTTCGCCTTCTTCGCGACCGCCCTCTGGGGTGGCGCGTTCGTCCTCCTCCTCTTCGCAGTCGTGGGATTCCTCGCCGACCGATACGGGGCGGGCGAACAGCGCGAGCTCGTCGCGTTCGCAAGCTACTGGGGCTTCGCCAGCGTCCTGGCGTACCCGGTGCTGGTCGCGGTGCAGGGCCAGTGGGCGCTCGTGCACATGGTCGTCCCGCTGGCCATCCCCGCGGCGGTGGGACTCGGGCTGGTCGGGCGCTGGGGCTGGGCTGCAGTCGGGGACCGCCGGACGGTCTCTGCGAGCCTCGCCGTCGCCGTCCTCCTGTTCGCGACCGGCCTCACCGGCGCGACGGCGGTGTCGACGGTGTACGGCAGCCCTGCTGGCGAGGAGAACCCCCTCGTGCAGGCCGGCCAGCCGGGGACCGACCTCGGGCCGGTCGCGACGGCCATCGAGACCGCGGCGAGCCAGAACACGGACGGCCCGGACGTGGTGTACTACGGCGCGTTCTTCGCCATGGACAACGAGAGCGCCGCGGACCGGTTGCCGGTCACCGACGGCGAGGGCTGGCGCAACGGTACCTGGACGGTGTACGCCGAGAACGAGAACTGGTACCACCGGCTCCCGTTGGCGTGGTACGTGGCCCAGGCAGACGCCGAGGCGGCCAGTGCACGCACCATCTCGGGGCTCCAGGTACACCTCGGCAGCCAGCCACCGGTCGTAATCACCCGGGCGACCCACGCCGACCACGTCGGCGAACTGCTCGGTGACGGCTACCAGCGCCACGCGGTGAACCTGACGGTGACCGGGACGGAGACCGTCGTGTTCGTGAACAACTCCGCCCGGTAG